The window CGACCTGATCACGGGGACCGGCGCGCCCGTCTACGTCGCCGAGGAGCCGCTGCTGAAGGAGATCACGGGCTTCCACCTGCACCGCGGCGCCCTGGCGGCGATGCACCGGCCGCCGCTGCCGGGTGTGCACGAGCTGCTCGCGGGGGCGCGTGGCGGCGCGGGTGCCCGTCGCGTGGCGGTGCTGGAGGACGTCGTCGACCACACGAACGTCGGTGCTGCCTTCCGCAGCGCCGCCGCGCTCGGCGTGGACGCGGTGTTCGTCTCGCCGCGCTGCTCGGACCCGCTCTACCGGCGCTCGGTGCGCGTGTCGATGGGCACGGTGTTCCAGGTGCCGTGGACGCGGATCGAGCCGTGGCCCGACGGCCTGCAGGCCCTGCGGGCGGAGGGCTTCACGGTCGCGGCCTTGGCCCTGTCCGACGACTCGATCACGCTCGACGACCTCGTGGCGAACCCGCCGGAGAAGCTCGCTCTCGTGCTCGGCACGGAGGGCGACGGCCTGAGCGGGCGCGCCATCGAGGCCGCCGACCTGGTGGTGCGCATCCCCATGGCCGGGGACGTCGATTCCCTCAACGTCGCGGCGGCCTCGGCGGTCGCCTTCTGGGCGACCCGCGTCTGAGATGACAGG is drawn from Promicromonospora sp. Populi and contains these coding sequences:
- a CDS encoding TrmH family RNA methyltransferase, whose product is MTTLDVVRVDDPADERLADYNSLTDVVLRSKHEPAKGLYIAESATVIRRALAAGHRPRSFLMAPKWLDSMADLITGTGAPVYVAEEPLLKEITGFHLHRGALAAMHRPPLPGVHELLAGARGGAGARRVAVLEDVVDHTNVGAAFRSAAALGVDAVFVSPRCSDPLYRRSVRVSMGTVFQVPWTRIEPWPDGLQALRAEGFTVAALALSDDSITLDDLVANPPEKLALVLGTEGDGLSGRAIEAADLVVRIPMAGDVDSLNVAAASAVAFWATRV